One region of Pseudodesulfovibrio senegalensis genomic DNA includes:
- a CDS encoding thiamine pyrophosphate-dependent enzyme, which produces MSEMNEKLVFDRPSAMIDRPTHYCPGCHHGVAHRLVAELLEELGVVEKTIMIGSIGCSVFIYNYLNVDAVEAPHGRAPAVATGVKAARNDKFVLAYQGDGDLASIGMAEILHAANRGERIAVVFVNNTVYGMTGGQMAPTTLVGQKTTTCPDGRCADREGSPIRMTEIIAELGGTAFAGRASLDSVKNIRTAKKYMRKAFQCQLEDRGFGFVELLSACPTNWKMTPLQANERITNEMIPYFPLGVFKDVTEEGGAC; this is translated from the coding sequence ATGTCCGAAATGAACGAAAAGCTCGTTTTCGACCGGCCTTCGGCCATGATCGACCGGCCCACACACTACTGCCCGGGCTGCCATCACGGCGTTGCCCACCGGCTGGTGGCCGAACTGCTCGAGGAACTGGGCGTGGTGGAAAAGACCATCATGATCGGCTCCATCGGCTGCTCGGTGTTCATCTACAACTACCTGAACGTGGACGCTGTTGAAGCACCGCACGGACGCGCCCCGGCAGTGGCCACGGGCGTCAAGGCCGCGCGCAACGACAAGTTCGTGCTCGCCTATCAGGGCGACGGCGACCTCGCATCCATCGGCATGGCCGAAATCCTGCACGCCGCCAACCGCGGCGAACGCATTGCCGTGGTCTTCGTCAACAACACGGTCTACGGCATGACCGGCGGCCAGATGGCCCCCACCACACTGGTGGGCCAGAAGACCACTACCTGCCCGGACGGCCGCTGCGCCGACCGCGAAGGCTCGCCCATCCGCATGACCGAAATCATCGCCGAACTGGGCGGAACCGCATTCGCAGGCCGCGCCTCGCTGGATTCGGTCAAAAACATCCGCACGGCCAAGAAATACATGCGCAAGGCCTTCCAGTGCCAGTTGGAAGACCGCGGTTTCGGTTTCGTGGAGCTGCTCTCCGCATGCCCCACAAACTGGAAAATGACGCCGCTTCAGGCCAACGAGCGCATCACCAATGAAATGATTCCCTACTTCCCGCTCGGCGTGTTCAAGGACGTGACCGAGGAAGGAGGTGCCTGCTAA
- a CDS encoding 2-oxoacid:acceptor oxidoreductase family protein, giving the protein MARHLDAIIAGFGGQGVMLIGNLLAYAGMKDGLNVTYIPVYGPEMRGGTANCTVVLSEEEIGSPIIHRPSSLIIMNRPSLDKFQPRLQDGGLNIINSSLIDMELADKDRVDCHAIPCNDVADKLGNTRMANMVALGAYVQATGIIPLQAVIDSLPNVISAHYHKLIPANTQALQAGAELIG; this is encoded by the coding sequence ATGGCTCGCCATCTCGATGCAATCATCGCCGGATTCGGCGGACAGGGCGTCATGCTCATCGGCAACCTGCTTGCCTACGCGGGCATGAAAGACGGCCTGAACGTGACCTACATTCCGGTCTACGGCCCGGAAATGCGCGGCGGCACAGCCAACTGCACCGTGGTGCTTTCCGAAGAGGAAATCGGCTCGCCCATCATCCACAGGCCCTCCAGCCTGATCATCATGAACCGCCCGAGTCTGGACAAGTTCCAGCCCCGGCTGCAGGACGGCGGGCTGAACATCATCAACTCGTCGCTCATCGACATGGAACTGGCGGACAAGGACCGCGTGGACTGCCACGCCATCCCCTGCAACGACGTGGCCGACAAACTCGGCAACACCCGCATGGCCAACATGGTCGCCCTCGGCGCCTACGTGCAGGCCACGGGCATCATCCCGCTGCAGGCCGTCATCGACAGCCTGCCCAACGTCATCTCCGCCCACTACCACAAGCTCATCCCCGCCAACACGCAGGCACTGCAGGCCGGTGCCGAGTTGATCGGGTAA
- the queA gene encoding tRNA preQ1(34) S-adenosylmethionine ribosyltransferase-isomerase QueA, producing MHKPSSSAVPADFRLHSYSYALPEENIAQQPADKRDGSRLLVLDREQDSIDFKQFSDVVDALPENALLVANNSKVIPARMFGTKPTGGRIEFLLLTPLPLIAATESNGWNEARVEGLLRSSKPPRQGAEITILDGLRVIPEQRGEFGKWVVTLRWQGQLVDLVRSIGHLPLPPYIHRPDTEDDAKRYQTVYAREEKAGSVAAPTAGLHFTPEIRERLGQKGISWAEVTLYVGYGTFSPVRCADIRDHAMHKEYIEVPEATAEAIQEAKAQGRPVVAVGTTSARTLEGMFAQRENIEPFAGETDIFIYPGYEFRVVDALLTNFHLPESSLIIMVSALAGRERILEAYSAALDNGFRFFSYGDSMLIR from the coding sequence ATGCACAAACCGAGTTCAAGCGCTGTGCCGGCCGACTTCCGGCTGCACAGCTATTCCTATGCCCTGCCCGAGGAAAACATTGCCCAGCAACCCGCGGACAAGCGGGACGGTTCCCGCCTGCTGGTGCTGGACCGCGAGCAGGATTCCATTGATTTCAAGCAGTTTTCCGACGTAGTGGACGCTCTGCCCGAAAACGCGCTGCTGGTGGCCAACAACTCCAAGGTCATCCCGGCACGCATGTTCGGCACCAAACCCACGGGCGGCAGGATCGAGTTTCTGCTGCTGACCCCCCTGCCCCTGATCGCGGCCACCGAGAGCAACGGCTGGAACGAGGCCCGCGTGGAAGGGCTGCTGCGTTCGTCCAAGCCGCCGCGCCAGGGTGCGGAAATTACCATTCTGGACGGGCTGCGGGTCATCCCGGAACAACGCGGAGAGTTCGGCAAATGGGTGGTCACCCTGCGCTGGCAAGGCCAGTTGGTGGATCTGGTGCGCAGTATCGGGCATCTGCCCCTGCCGCCATACATCCACAGGCCGGATACCGAAGACGACGCCAAACGCTACCAGACCGTGTACGCCCGCGAGGAAAAGGCCGGTTCCGTGGCAGCTCCCACGGCCGGACTGCACTTCACCCCGGAAATACGGGAACGGCTCGGGCAAAAGGGCATCTCTTGGGCCGAGGTAACGCTCTATGTGGGCTACGGCACCTTCAGCCCGGTGCGCTGCGCGGACATCCGCGACCACGCCATGCACAAGGAATACATCGAAGTGCCCGAAGCCACGGCCGAGGCCATACAAGAGGCCAAGGCGCAGGGGCGGCCCGTTGTGGCCGTGGGCACCACCAGCGCGCGCACGCTGGAGGGCATGTTTGCGCAACGCGAAAACATCGAACCCTTTGCCGGAGAAACAGACATTTTCATCTATCCCGGCTACGAATTCCGCGTGGTTGACGCGCTTTTGACCAACTTCCATTTGCCAGAGAGCTCGCTAATTATTATGGTGTCCGCACTGGCTGGAAGAGAACGGATACTGGAAGCTTATTCGGCAGCGCTGGACAACGGCTTCCGGTTCTTCTCCTATGGGGACTCAATGCTCATACGCTGA
- a CDS encoding 4Fe-4S binding protein: MSRIVIQEDRCKGCLLCTTVCPTQIIVQSDRFNQSGYKVAEVPEADMEKCIGCTSCALICPDLAIKVYKTPKKKKGAA, translated from the coding sequence ATGTCGCGAATCGTGATCCAGGAGGACAGGTGCAAGGGCTGCCTGCTCTGTACCACTGTCTGTCCGACCCAGATCATCGTGCAGTCCGACCGGTTCAACCAAAGCGGCTACAAGGTCGCGGAGGTGCCCGAAGCGGATATGGAAAAGTGCATCGGCTGCACGTCCTGCGCCTTGATCTGTCCGGACCTGGCCATCAAGGTCTACAAAACCCCTAAGAAAAAGAAGGGGGCAGCATAA
- a CDS encoding 3-methyl-2-oxobutanoate dehydrogenase subunit VorB — protein MTKQPERIFVKGNEAVARGALAARCKCFFGYPITPQNEIPEFMSAEMPKTGGRFVQAESEVAAANMLLGAGSCGIRAMTSSSSPGVSLKQEAISYMAGSEIPAVIVNMNRGGPGLGDIGPAQGDYYQSTRGGGHGDYRLLVLAPATGQEAYDMTIKAFDLAFKYRNPVMVLGDAILGQMKEGITPWQPEGIDDEAGRDWALNGADKREKRLIKSLFLEEGALAGQNKHLQAKYEDMQSYVEYEEFETEDAELIVCSYGSIGRIAKSAVRTLRAQGKKVGLFRPITLYPFPSEPLLALARQGKRFLTIEHNLGQMVDDVRLAIRTVADSEFAPIYPGNLPVPEDIEGPVLKCLEGK, from the coding sequence ATGACCAAGCAACCCGAAAGAATTTTCGTCAAGGGCAACGAGGCCGTTGCGCGCGGGGCGCTGGCCGCACGCTGCAAATGTTTCTTCGGCTATCCCATCACGCCCCAGAACGAAATCCCCGAATTCATGTCCGCGGAAATGCCCAAGACGGGCGGCCGCTTCGTGCAGGCCGAATCCGAGGTGGCCGCGGCAAACATGCTGCTGGGCGCAGGCTCCTGCGGTATCCGGGCCATGACGTCTTCGTCCAGCCCGGGCGTTTCGCTCAAGCAGGAAGCCATCTCCTACATGGCCGGTTCGGAAATCCCGGCCGTCATCGTGAACATGAACCGCGGCGGGCCGGGTCTGGGCGACATCGGCCCGGCACAGGGCGACTACTACCAGTCCACGCGCGGCGGCGGCCACGGCGACTACCGCCTGCTGGTGCTGGCTCCGGCCACCGGACAGGAAGCCTACGACATGACCATCAAGGCCTTTGACCTGGCCTTCAAGTACCGCAACCCCGTCATGGTTCTGGGCGACGCCATTCTCGGACAAATGAAGGAAGGCATCACCCCGTGGCAGCCCGAAGGCATCGACGACGAAGCCGGGCGCGACTGGGCCCTGAACGGCGCGGACAAGCGCGAAAAACGGCTCATCAAATCCCTGTTCCTTGAAGAAGGCGCACTGGCCGGCCAGAACAAACACCTGCAGGCCAAGTACGAGGACATGCAGTCCTACGTGGAATACGAGGAATTCGAGACCGAGGATGCGGAACTCATCGTCTGTTCCTACGGCTCCATCGGCCGCATCGCCAAATCCGCGGTGCGCACGCTGCGCGCACAGGGCAAAAAGGTCGGCCTGTTCCGACCCATCACCCTGTATCCGTTCCCCAGCGAACCGCTGCTGGCGCTGGCCAGGCAGGGCAAACGCTTCCTGACCATCGAACACAATCTGGGCCAGATGGTGGACGACGTGCGTCTGGCCATCCGCACGGTCGCCGATTCGGAATTCGCACCGATCTATCCCGGCAACCTGCCCGTTCCCGAAGACATCGAGGGACCGGTCCTCAAATGCCTGGAGGGTAAATAA